Genomic DNA from Coffea arabica cultivar ET-39 chromosome 7e, Coffea Arabica ET-39 HiFi, whole genome shotgun sequence:
GGACGGTGGCACACCGTGCAAGATAAAACTCTCCTGCCAAAGGTTCTACTTCCTCAAACCATCCAGTGTCTCAAAAGGTTCGGGAAGCTAAAACGAAGATTCAAACTGATTTGGAGCAATGGCCACAAAGCTTATCCACCCTCCAAAATCTGCTCCAAATTTGTTTCATCCAATAGCAAGCAGTGCCGTAAAGATAATGAGAGCTCACAAAGCTCTCTCAGCCACTCACTCAAGTCACAAAAACTGCAGTAGATTTAGTGAATATCCCTTTGGACTAAGAACCATTGTTTCAACCAAAGCTACTGAAAAAAGTTTTGGAGTTGAAGTTCAGGATGAGAAGCAGACAATTCAGCAAACTAAACAATCCCTTTATGATGCACTACAAGGTATGCTCTCCTGTTTTGAGACTTCTAGTTGAATCTTGAAATCCCTTAGTTGTCGATTGTTTTCTTCGCTGCGTTGCCTACCTTCTGAAATGAATGTATGTCACTCAAGGCATCAACAGAGGGATTTTCGGAGTTTCATCGGAAAAGAAAGCCGAGATTACAAGACTGATAGAGCTGCTGGAGTCTCAAAATCCAAGTCCAGAACCAACTATGAATATAGAGAAGGTGAGGTCTGTACTAGTTGGAATCATGTAGGAATCGCACTTGTTGCTGGTCTAACTTTGTATTCAAGAATCTTAAGTTGGTGATATTGTCATCGTTTGGAAGATGGGAGGAACTTGGAAGCTTGTTTACAGCACCATCACCATCCTGGGGTCAAAAAGAACCAAACTAGGATTGAGAGACTTCATTAGCTTGGGAGATTTCTTCCAGGACATTGATACAGTTGAGGTATATCTACATTATTTATCAGTAAgaacttttttttcatttttaaactatatcaATTAATTGAACTACGAGAAGAGGAATACCTTGATCAAATGCAAGATAATCCAACTTGTTGAGGGGTTGCCTTAATCGCTAGGTAATGTTTTGTTCATCTATTCCTGTTTTTGGTGGTTCATTAGTTTATTTCTTAAAGGTAAGGCTGTCAACATGCATCGCCCGTATGTTTATGCAAGCGCTCAGAAACCAATACGATAAACCAAATAAGCTTTTGTCAgacccataatatctttggcCTTTGAACTTGTACTGCTGGTCTTTGAGCCAGAAATAGTGCGATGAGGAAATCATGTTCGTAGATTGTCCATCAATAGAATTATCCAGTTCTGGGCTTGTATcaaattttcactcatcttCCATAAAATTATATAGACCAGAAACAAGTACAATTCATCTTTTAGCCTCCAATACTGTTCAGTATTGCTCAGGCAGTCGGGCTTATTCTCTCACTTTAGAATCTTATTAAACTCTTTCATCTTCTGGTTGCAAATGGAGGGGAAAGCAGTCAATGTGATTGAGTTCAGCGCTAAAGGTCTCAATTTGTTCCGGGGGCAGCT
This window encodes:
- the LOC113701237 gene encoding fibrillin-5, chloroplastic-like isoform X1 encodes the protein MATKLIHPPKSAPNLFHPIASSAVKIMRAHKALSATHSSHKNCSRFSEYPFGLRTIVSTKATEKSFGVEVQDEKQTIQQTKQSLYDALQGINRGIFGVSSEKKAEITRLIELLESQNPSPEPTMNIEKMGGTWKLVYSTITILGSKRTKLGLRDFISLGDFFQDIDTVEGKAVNVIEFSAKGLNLFRGQLKVEATFKIASKSRVDIRYENSTITPEQLMNLFEKNYDLLLSIFNPEGWLNITYPFILDSIEIKTKYFFFGFCNILQMRKNHMLKCFILDCFTRYVDDNLRIGRDDKGNIFVLERS
- the LOC113701237 gene encoding fibrillin-5, chloroplastic-like isoform X2, which gives rise to MATKLIHPPKSAPNLFHPIASSAVKIMRAHKALSATHSSHKNCSRFSEYPFGLRTIVSTKATEKSFGVEVQDEKQTIQQTKQSLYDALQGINRGIFGVSSEKKAEITRLIELLESQNPSPEPTMNIEKMGGTWKLVYSTITILGSKRTKLGLRDFISLGDFFQDIDTVEGKAVNVIEFSAKGLNLFRGQLKVEATFKIASKSRVDIRYENSTITPEQLMNLFEKNYDLLLSIFNPEGWLNITYVDDNLRIGRDDKGNIFVLERS